The window ATGTCTATTTATTGATGACTGGTGGCCAGGCCTCCTTGCTGGATGAAGGCGATCACACCGGCAATGGTAGCGAACAAGCTATCGTGCGACTATCTGCCGACAGAGCGCCATTAAAAATAATTGCTTGTAGTAGTGAGGAAGAACTGGCGCACCAACAGCGCCTGGCAAAAATAGCCAAAGTCAGCGGCAATTGTTTGTGGCAACAGTAATGTGACTGATTTTTTAGACACCCTGCTTTCAAAACCCCCAGAACTCAGTGTCTTCAAATGAAAAAAGCGGTGCACTTGGTGGTGGTTCTATGACTAACTCGTTAAGCGGCATCGGTTTATGCACGCCGTAGCCTTGTGCAAAATCGACACCTATGGTTTTTAAAACCTCTCTAATTTCAGCGTTTTCAACGTATTCAGCGATGGTTGCCAAGCCCAGAGAATGGGCGATTTCGTTCATGGATTTCACTATCGCAATATCGGCTTTACTATTTAAAATATCTTTAACAAAAGCCCCATCTATTTTCAGGTAATCGATATTTAAATTTTTCAGATACGAGTAGGAAGAGTAACCTGACCCGAAATCATCCAATGAAAACTTACAATTAAACTGCTTGATTGCTTTGATGAAACTATTTGTTAAGTAAAAACTTTCCGCTGCAACAGTCTCCGTGACTTCGAAAGTAAGTTTGTTTGTCGGCACGCTAGTCGAGTCTAATATCCCTTTAAGAAACCCTAAAAACTCTTCGCTATTAATGGATTGCCCGGATAGATTGATAGCGAATCCGTCGATATGATCAAAATAATTTCTATTATTCTCAATCCACAACAATACATTGGTAATTACCCATTGATCAATTTCCGGCATACGCTTACAGCGTTCCACGGCGGGTATAAAATGATCGGGCGGAATAATATTATCGTTTTCGTCTTTAATACCCAGCAGAATTTCGTAATGTTGATGGCTAGCACTGGTTTCATCGACAGCGGCAATCATTTGGCAACGTAAAAACAATCTATTCTCGGAAAACACCTTGTCAATATTGCCTATCCATTCGTATATTTTATTTTGACGTTTTAAATTCTCGTCATCGTTAGTAAAAAGCAATACATTATTCGGACCGGAACGCTCCGCCGACATACTGGCAGTATCGGCATTTTGCAACAACTCGTTAACATCGAAATTATTCTGTTCGAACGGCACTAAACCAATACTTACACCGATGGTATAGCTTTTATCTTGCCATTGAAATCGCGATTCGCTGATAACTTTTAACAATTTTTTGGTTAAATCATAAGCGGTTTGCGCAGTGCAATCTTTTAACAGCACCGCAAACGATTTATCGCCGATTCGCGCGAATAAATCGCAATCGCGCAACTGATCGCCAATTAAATGCGTGAGAGTTTTTAAGAATTGTTTACCGCCATTCACACCGCAAACATTGGTAATGACTCGAAAATCCAACACCTCTATATGACACAGTATATGCCCGGTGCTATCGAGTTTAACTAGCTCTACTTTTAGCTGTTTAATAAACTCGTCTTTGGTGAGCAGGTCGGTTTCCGCATCGTGCGTTGCGTTATAAATCAGCTTGCTATGCATGTTTTGCAACATTTGATTGGTCGCGCGATCCATTAAGGGCACGTCCAGGCTTTCGATTCTATTAGCCCCGCCGTTTTCTAAAAGTAATGCTAATTCGCTCTTACTCAGTTCTAACTTAGTTAGTCCATCTCGGTTAACAAAAACGCAAATCGGTAAAACATCCCCTATCCAGACCAGTTTCATCGGCTCAAAACCTTCCGAGCCTCTATAAATTATCAGCCATTCTCCTACCTGTAGTTGTGCAACCTGTAACGCCCATTCAGATTCAATAACATCCTTCGTGGATTTCGAGGCCGGAATTCTGATGGTGTCCATCGGTTTCCTAACTTTTGGCACCCCGCTGCCTACCAGCAAAGCAAATAACTCCTCAATAACATTATCGCGTTTGAATAAGTTAGGACAAACCGTGCCTAAATTATCTTCGATAAATTTGAGTGTGGTATGAATGCTGACCGATTGCATATTTAGAAACGAATCCTGTTCGTAAAGCCAAAATAGTAAATCGTCAATAACTTTCAAATAGGAGGCTTTTTCTTCGGGATTAGCTTCCTTATTTAACTCGGCAATCACTAACAGGTCTTGCCATCCCGCCCCAAGCAGCGTGGGAATAATCGATGGCACGGAGCGGCCGGCTATGCGCTTATCGACTTCCTGCTGAATAGTCAGCCTGGCCGCCTCCAATTTTTGTTGGCCTTCGTAGGGCTCTATAATACGTTTGACATTGGTTTCATTGGATTTGGTCAACTGCTTAGCGACGCTTTCCAATTCATGTTCGACTTCCGTGAAGACGTTAGGATTGCTAATGGATTCAGCGGAAATCCGCGCGATGGCCTTTTCTACGGTATTTTTTATATTAGTATTTTTGATT of the Methylomonas sp. MK1 genome contains:
- a CDS encoding DUF1631 family protein encodes the protein MSASIKKSKRRRYIRYAIDLNALLIIDQTDTLECRILDFCSGGFYLVFDKTHPQIVLHKNIKIRFSIQLEFELKTFEVDAQITHIGSTGVGLVTEQMPATTFNALRKIASVGSLASTHDNLDTSPDNLNQENYRNTFKQFLIESLPSLVDRFFDSLGDCMEAANAHSEFFSSPSAFDDLITTLKLNREIISSEFCCSVIYQVDYISSDIEKNSDALYHDSLSLIEKDDFEDWLNMSAAIRKLKNYFDDELSLLVRELCRVFGVFDNTVNNPIGPAVLCDSFREIFLQLELGSNIKKAIYNCFEKTLIIELPNFYKQAAATLSKFESARLKMPVHSKQSGPAFDAKNSEKHQVYFNDYLDAEPIAVHKAIQPLSQVTGKLLNLLSETMGVSTDTRQEENSQLISNAQQVFDPSEVLSAIAKIQKDITAKSGLHLDTTTLQKSLTDKLQADNPEAKSLAANDVQRLELYGRFFDALFGELEFSKDIKDYLESIHLPLLSLPMQGNDFLDSESHPARKILNQLAVLEPAIKSNRVIKNTNIKNTVEKAIARISAESISNPNVFTEVEHELESVAKQLTKSNETNVKRIIEPYEGQQKLEAARLTIQQEVDKRIAGRSVPSIIPTLLGAGWQDLLVIAELNKEANPEEKASYLKVIDDLLFWLYEQDSFLNMQSVSIHTTLKFIEDNLGTVCPNLFKRDNVIEELFALLVGSGVPKVRKPMDTIRIPASKSTKDVIESEWALQVAQLQVGEWLIIYRGSEGFEPMKLVWIGDVLPICVFVNRDGLTKLELSKSELALLLENGGANRIESLDVPLMDRATNQMLQNMHSKLIYNATHDAETDLLTKDEFIKQLKVELVKLDSTGHILCHIEVLDFRVITNVCGVNGGKQFLKTLTHLIGDQLRDCDLFARIGDKSFAVLLKDCTAQTAYDLTKKLLKVISESRFQWQDKSYTIGVSIGLVPFEQNNFDVNELLQNADTASMSAERSGPNNVLLFTNDDENLKRQNKIYEWIGNIDKVFSENRLFLRCQMIAAVDETSASHQHYEILLGIKDENDNIIPPDHFIPAVERCKRMPEIDQWVITNVLLWIENNRNYFDHIDGFAINLSGQSINSEEFLGFLKGILDSTSVPTNKLTFEVTETVAAESFYLTNSFIKAIKQFNCKFSLDDFGSGYSSYSYLKNLNIDYLKIDGAFVKDILNSKADIAIVKSMNEIAHSLGLATIAEYVENAEIREVLKTIGVDFAQGYGVHKPMPLNELVIEPPPSAPLFSFEDTEFWGF